One Methylobacterium oryzae DNA window includes the following coding sequences:
- a CDS encoding MucR family transcriptional regulator, producing the protein MSENAGSELSPAIGLAVDIVAAYVSNNSVPVSELPGLIGGIHAALNSLTTQGRAANSSVEKLSPSQIRKSVTNDHIVSFEDGKPYKTLRRHLTLRGLTPEAYREKWGLPRDYPMTAASYSAQRSELARALGLGQQRRKTRGGAAAAIEAPPAPTAKARRRKKVPAE; encoded by the coding sequence GTGAGTGAGAACGCAGGCAGTGAGCTCAGCCCGGCGATCGGGCTCGCGGTCGATATCGTCGCCGCTTACGTGTCGAACAACTCCGTTCCGGTCTCCGAACTTCCCGGATTGATCGGCGGTATCCACGCGGCGCTGAACAGTTTGACAACTCAAGGTCGCGCCGCGAACTCGAGCGTCGAGAAGCTCAGTCCGTCGCAGATCCGCAAATCGGTCACGAATGATCACATCGTCAGCTTCGAGGACGGGAAGCCGTACAAGACGCTCCGGCGTCACCTGACGCTGCGCGGCCTGACGCCCGAAGCCTACCGGGAGAAGTGGGGCCTGCCCCGGGACTATCCGATGACCGCGGCGAGCTATTCGGCGCAGCGATCTGAGCTGGCACGCGCCCTCGGGCTCGGACAGCAGCGCCGGAAGACCCGCGGAGGGGCCGCGGCCGCCATCGAGGCGCCCCCTGCGCCGACTGCGAAGGCGCGGAGACGGAAGAAGGTACCGGCTGAGTGA
- a CDS encoding MFS transporter — protein sequence MPPLPILALAVASFGIGTTEFVIMGLLPEVAQSFGVTIPQAGYLVSGYAMGVVVGAPIVAIATAGLPRKTALLALMAVFLAGNLGCALAPSYALLMAARILTAFAHGAFFGIGAVVARDLVPREKRTQAVSLMFAGLTLANVLGVPLGTALGQEAGWRSTFWAVVVIGLAAGLAIQLCVPDGLPGTRGRLVSEFRALGRWPVLRPMLISTLSSVSFFTVFTYITPFLTGVTGFTPQGVTGVLFAAGTGLTVGNLLGGHLADRGPMATIVGSFLGIVAALLVLAAVAHHPALTVAVVVLWSGLVFALVSPLQIWVVEAASDAPNLASTLNQGAFNLGNATGAWIGGTALTLGAGYGQLPLIAAAVSLAGLGLVLTAVGRGRRSVIPASAPGA from the coding sequence GTGCCGCCCCTGCCGATCCTCGCCCTCGCCGTCGCCTCGTTCGGGATCGGCACGACCGAATTCGTCATCATGGGCCTGCTCCCGGAGGTGGCGCAGAGCTTCGGCGTCACCATTCCCCAGGCCGGCTACCTCGTCTCGGGCTACGCCATGGGCGTGGTCGTGGGCGCGCCGATCGTGGCGATCGCGACCGCGGGCCTGCCGCGCAAGACCGCGCTGCTGGCGCTGATGGCGGTGTTCCTGGCCGGCAATCTCGGTTGCGCGCTGGCGCCGAGCTACGCCCTGCTCATGGCCGCGCGGATCCTGACGGCCTTCGCGCACGGCGCGTTCTTCGGCATCGGCGCCGTTGTGGCGCGGGATCTCGTGCCGCGGGAGAAGCGCACGCAGGCGGTCTCGCTGATGTTCGCGGGCCTCACCCTCGCCAACGTGCTCGGCGTGCCGCTGGGCACCGCCCTCGGGCAGGAGGCGGGCTGGCGCTCGACCTTCTGGGCGGTGGTCGTGATTGGGCTCGCGGCCGGGCTCGCGATCCAGCTCTGCGTGCCGGACGGGCTTCCCGGGACCCGCGGCCGGCTCGTCAGCGAGTTTCGCGCGCTCGGGCGCTGGCCGGTGCTGCGGCCGATGCTGATCTCGACGCTGTCCTCGGTGAGCTTCTTCACGGTGTTCACCTACATCACGCCGTTCCTGACCGGCGTGACCGGCTTCACGCCGCAGGGCGTGACCGGCGTGCTGTTCGCCGCCGGCACGGGCCTGACCGTCGGCAATCTCCTCGGTGGGCATCTGGCCGACCGGGGCCCGATGGCCACCATCGTCGGCAGCTTCCTGGGCATCGTGGCGGCCCTGCTGGTGCTCGCCGCGGTCGCGCACCATCCGGCGCTCACGGTGGCGGTCGTGGTGCTCTGGTCGGGCCTGGTCTTCGCCCTGGTCTCGCCCCTCCAGATCTGGGTCGTGGAGGCGGCGAGCGACGCGCCGAACCTTGCCTCCACGCTGAACCAGGGCGCGTTCAACCTCGGCAACGCCACCGGCGCCTGGATCGGGGGCACGGCGCTGACCCTCGGGGCCGGCTACGGCCAGCTCCCGCTGATCGCCGCCGCGGTGTCGCTCGCCGGGCTCGGACTGGTGCTCACCGCGGTCGGCCGCGGACGCCGGAGCGTCATACCGGCATCCGCGCCCGGGGCCTGA